A single Pristiophorus japonicus isolate sPriJap1 unplaced genomic scaffold, sPriJap1.hap1 HAP1_SCAFFOLD_43, whole genome shotgun sequence DNA region contains:
- the LOC139251638 gene encoding zinc finger protein 239-like, whose product MVFAQLSNLLAHQRVHTGERLFLCSECGKGFIQLSNLLSHQRVQTGERVFLCSECGKGFTRLSNLLTHMRVHTGERPFLCAVCGMGFPQLSSLLRHQRVHIWERLFLCSVCEKGFIRSSHLLTHQRVHK is encoded by the coding sequence ATGGTATtcgctcagttatccaacctgctggcacaccagcgagttcacactggggagagacttttCCTCTGCTCTGAGTGCGGAAAGGGATTtattcagttatccaacctgctgtcacaccagcgagttcaaactGGCGAGAGAGTGTTcctctgctctgaatgtgggaagggatttactcggttatccaacctgctgacacacatgcgagttcacactggggagagaccgttcctcTGCGCTGTGTGTGGGATGGGATTCCCTCAGttatccagcctgctgagacaccagcgagttcacatttggGAGAGACTGTTCCTCTgctctgtgtgtgagaagggattcattcggtcatcccacctgttgacacaccagcgagttcacaagtga